In Methanomicrobiales archaeon, the following are encoded in one genomic region:
- a CDS encoding adenylate kinase → MGRRIVITGVPGVGKTTVINGALQELEKEGITYQSINFGSFMFEVASSEGMANDRDEMRKLDRTLQKQLQQLAAKKIAEIDGNVIVDTHSSVKTPKGYLAGLPEWVLRELQPDILVLVETDEDQILKRRLNDPTRSRDMEGYREIAEHQRFNRSIAAAYAMLTGCTVKVVMNQDHLLDRAILELADVLR, encoded by the coding sequence ATGGGTAGAAGGATCGTCATCACCGGCGTCCCCGGTGTGGGCAAGACCACCGTCATCAACGGGGCCCTCCAGGAGCTCGAGAAGGAGGGCATCACGTACCAGTCGATCAACTTCGGCAGTTTCATGTTCGAGGTGGCATCGAGCGAAGGAATGGCAAACGATCGGGACGAGATGCGGAAACTGGACCGCACGCTGCAGAAGCAGCTGCAGCAGCTGGCGGCAAAGAAGATCGCCGAGATCGACGGCAACGTGATCGTGGATACGCACAGTTCGGTGAAGACACCGAAGGGCTACCTGGCCGGGCTGCCCGAATGGGTGCTGCGGGAACTGCAGCCCGATATCCTCGTCCTGGTGGAGACGGACGAGGACCAGATCCTGAAGCGGAGGCTGAACGATCCGACACGGTCCCGGGACATGGAGGGCTACCGCGAGATCGCCGAGCACCAGCGGTTCAACCGCTCCATCGCCGCGGCGTATGCGATGCTCACGGGATGCACGGTCAAAGTGGTGATGAACCAGGATCACCTCCTGGACAGGGCGATCCTCGAATTGGCGGACGTCCTCCGGTGA
- the secY gene encoding preprotein translocase subunit SecY: MGALLDRFEPLLAAMPAVRSPEGHVHFKNKLMWTLAILLLYFILANIPVFGLSPTSQDIFLFYRALLAGESGSIVHLGIGPIVTASIVLQLLKGADLLQIDTSEARGQVMYMGLQKLLIFVMIVVEAAPNLVGGFLQPDPQVAMELFGGNLTAVSLLIFVQICIGGVLIFLMDEVVTKWGIGSGVGLFIIAGISQSIVNGLFNWEAVADPFPVGFFPRLFAIGLSGGSYFQYFGTDLLAFVTTIAIFLIVVYVESTRVEIPLAHTNVRGVRARFPVKLIYASVLPMILVRVLQANIQLIGMFLSNIGITIFGTFEGQTPQNGLMYFLSPVNGPTDWMWWITDLGHAPWEVILRLGIDIVFVVAGSALFALFWIKTAGLDSKDVARQIQLSGMHIPGYRRNPQVLEKYLDRYIPRVTVIGGVFIGLLSVAANLFGVIGAVSGTGLLLAVSITYRLYEEIASQQMMEMYPLMRQFFGKE, encoded by the coding sequence ATGGGAGCCCTACTGGATCGATTTGAGCCCCTGCTCGCAGCGATGCCTGCCGTCAGGAGCCCCGAGGGGCATGTCCACTTCAAGAACAAGCTGATGTGGACGCTTGCCATCCTGCTTCTGTACTTCATTCTGGCCAACATACCTGTGTTCGGTCTCTCTCCCACCTCGCAGGATATATTCCTCTTCTACCGGGCACTTCTGGCGGGTGAGAGCGGATCGATCGTCCATCTGGGGATCGGTCCGATCGTCACGGCATCCATCGTCCTCCAGCTGCTGAAGGGTGCGGATCTCCTCCAGATCGATACCAGTGAGGCGCGCGGTCAGGTCATGTACATGGGGCTGCAGAAGCTCCTGATCTTCGTGATGATCGTCGTGGAGGCGGCTCCCAACCTGGTCGGCGGGTTCCTGCAGCCCGATCCGCAGGTCGCGATGGAACTCTTCGGAGGCAACCTTACGGCCGTCTCCCTGCTGATCTTCGTCCAGATCTGCATCGGCGGCGTGCTGATCTTCCTGATGGACGAGGTGGTCACCAAGTGGGGCATCGGGTCCGGTGTGGGGCTGTTCATCATCGCGGGGATCTCGCAGAGCATCGTGAACGGACTGTTCAACTGGGAGGCGGTGGCGGATCCCTTCCCTGTCGGGTTCTTCCCGCGCCTCTTCGCCATCGGCCTCTCGGGGGGGAGTTACTTCCAGTACTTCGGGACGGACCTGCTCGCGTTCGTCACGACGATCGCGATCTTCCTGATCGTGGTCTACGTGGAGTCGACTCGCGTCGAGATCCCCCTGGCGCACACGAACGTGCGGGGGGTGCGGGCACGGTTCCCGGTGAAGCTCATCTACGCGAGCGTGCTCCCCATGATCCTGGTGCGGGTGCTGCAGGCGAACATCCAGCTGATCGGGATGTTCCTCTCCAACATCGGCATCACCATCTTCGGCACTTTCGAGGGGCAGACCCCGCAGAACGGGCTGATGTACTTCCTCTCGCCCGTCAACGGCCCGACGGACTGGATGTGGTGGATCACGGACCTCGGGCATGCGCCCTGGGAGGTGATCCTGCGCCTCGGTATCGATATCGTCTTCGTCGTGGCGGGCAGTGCGCTGTTTGCCCTGTTCTGGATCAAGACGGCGGGGCTGGACAGCAAGGACGTCGCCCGCCAGATCCAGCTCTCGGGGATGCACATCCCCGGCTACCGGCGGAACCCGCAGGTGCTGGAGAAGTACCTGGACCGCTACATCCCCCGCGTCACCGTCATCGGAGGGGTCTTCATCGGGCTCCTGTCCGTTGCTGCCAACCTCTTCGGCGTGATCGGCGCTGTCAGCGGCACCGGGCTCCTGCTGGCGGTGAGCATCACCTATCGGCTGTATGAGGAGATCGCCAGCCAGCAGATGATGGAGATGTACCCCCTCATGCGGCAGTTCTTTGGCAAGGAGTAG
- a CDS encoding uL15m family ribosomal protein gives MPVNYRSKFRGSRTCGGGTHKNRRGGGSRGGRGRAGACKHHFVRYYLQGFRYGKHGFSRDQTASVKTMDVGFIDENIDRFLALGIARQDGEAISLDVGDLGVDKVLGSGRVTRRMNISARAFSEQAKEKLQKNGGQALVS, from the coding sequence GTGCCGGTTAACTACAGATCGAAGTTCCGCGGCTCGAGAACCTGCGGTGGCGGAACGCACAAGAACCGCCGCGGCGGGGGAAGCCGGGGCGGGCGGGGGCGTGCTGGTGCGTGCAAGCACCACTTCGTCCGCTACTACCTGCAGGGATTCCGCTACGGCAAGCACGGCTTCAGCCGCGATCAGACCGCGTCCGTGAAGACGATGGACGTCGGGTTCATCGACGAGAACATCGACAGGTTCCTTGCCCTCGGCATCGCCCGCCAGGACGGGGAAGCCATCAGCCTGGACGTGGGCGACCTCGGCGTGGACAAGGTGCTCGGCAGCGGCAGGGTCACCCGCAGGATGAACATCTCTGCCAGGGCGTTCTCCGAGCAGGCGAAGGAGAAACTGCAGAAGAACGGCGGTCAGGCACTCGTATCCTGA
- a CDS encoding 50S ribosomal protein L30, translating into MLAVVQVRGVVNTRREIKDTLKMLRLHHINHCVLVPDTPEYLGMIRKVKDYIAYGEVDEETLATILETRGRLPGNARLTDAYVREHSRFNSIAEFARALHRGEASIKDLPGFKPVLRLHPPRKGYATTKRTFQQGGALGYYGKEINTLLYKMR; encoded by the coding sequence ATGCTCGCCGTCGTGCAGGTGCGCGGGGTGGTCAACACCCGGCGCGAGATCAAGGACACCCTCAAGATGCTCCGCCTTCACCACATCAACCACTGCGTGCTGGTGCCGGATACGCCCGAGTACCTGGGCATGATCCGCAAGGTGAAGGACTACATCGCCTATGGCGAGGTGGACGAGGAGACCCTTGCCACCATCCTGGAGACCCGCGGACGGCTCCCGGGGAATGCGAGGCTCACCGATGCCTACGTGCGGGAGCACTCCCGCTTCAACTCCATCGCGGAGTTCGCACGGGCCCTCCACCGGGGGGAGGCGTCGATCAAGGATCTCCCCGGGTTCAAACCGGTCCTGCGGCTCCACCCCCCGCGGAAGGGGTACGCGACCACCAAGAGGACCTTCCAGCAGGGCGGAGCGCTCGGTTATTATGGCAAGGAGATCAATACTCTTCTGTACAAGATGAGGTGA
- a CDS encoding 30S ribosomal protein S5, whose amino-acid sequence MAVEVEEWVPLTGLGKMVARGEIASIDEVLESGKPIKEPQIVDAFLPDLEDEVLDITMVQRMTDSGRRVKFRTVVVVGNRNGYIGLGQAKDNQVGDAIKKAIDDAKMNLIKVRRGCGSWECACVTPHSLPFEVTGRAGSVRVTLKPAPQGIGLVTGDIAKKVLELAGLKDVWTFTSGHTRTTINFAKATYDALAKTNQVRMGGGSR is encoded by the coding sequence ATGGCGGTAGAAGTTGAGGAGTGGGTCCCTCTCACCGGCCTTGGCAAGATGGTTGCCCGCGGCGAGATCGCCTCCATTGACGAGGTGCTCGAGAGCGGCAAGCCCATCAAAGAGCCGCAGATAGTGGATGCTTTTCTGCCAGACCTGGAGGACGAGGTACTCGATATCACCATGGTCCAGCGCATGACCGACTCGGGCCGCCGGGTGAAGTTCCGGACGGTGGTCGTCGTGGGCAACCGCAACGGCTACATCGGGCTCGGGCAGGCGAAGGACAACCAGGTAGGAGACGCGATCAAAAAGGCGATCGACGACGCCAAGATGAACCTGATCAAGGTGCGGAGAGGCTGCGGGAGCTGGGAGTGCGCCTGCGTGACGCCCCACTCCCTCCCCTTCGAGGTGACGGGAAGGGCCGGCAGCGTGCGGGTGACGCTGAAGCCGGCGCCGCAGGGCATCGGGCTTGTCACGGGCGATATCGCCAAGAAGGTGCTGGAGCTCGCGGGCTTAAAAGACGTCTGGACGTTCACCAGCGGGCACACCCGCACCACTATCAACTTCGCCAAGGCGACCTACGACGCCCTGGCGAAGACCAACCAGGTGCGGATGGGAGGGGGGTCCCGCTGA
- a CDS encoding 50S ribosomal protein L18: MARGPRYFVPFRRRRDGKTDYYARTRLVVSEHPRMVVRRTGRHVIAQLVVAGMDGDRTLVAASSAELRGRGYTGSLSNTPAAYLTGMLCGVRAVRGGYDCAVLDIGLHRATVGARVFAALRGAVEAGLDIAHDEAILPDAARLLGEHIAAYSAEKAGIVENVKQVAEAIRKEIE; encoded by the coding sequence ATGGCGCGAGGACCGAGATACTTCGTCCCGTTCCGCCGGCGGCGGGACGGGAAGACCGACTACTACGCGCGGACGCGCCTCGTGGTCTCGGAGCACCCACGGATGGTGGTGCGGAGGACCGGCCGCCACGTCATCGCGCAGCTCGTCGTGGCCGGGATGGACGGCGACCGCACGCTGGTCGCCGCCAGCTCCGCCGAGCTCCGCGGACGGGGGTATACGGGGAGCCTCTCGAACACCCCTGCCGCCTACCTCACCGGTATGCTCTGCGGGGTGCGTGCCGTCAGGGGCGGCTACGACTGTGCGGTGCTCGACATCGGTCTGCACCGTGCGACCGTGGGTGCCCGCGTGTTTGCCGCCCTCCGCGGCGCCGTGGAGGCGGGGCTGGACATCGCCCACGACGAGGCGATCCTGCCCGATGCCGCCCGCCTGCTGGGCGAGCACATCGCCGCTTACAGTGCGGAGAAGGCAGGGATCGTTGAGAACGTGAAACAGGTGGCAGAAGCCATACGAAAGGAGATCGAGTGA
- a CDS encoding 50S ribosomal protein L19e, with the protein MSDLATQRRIAAEVLKCGINRIWMDPERKADIEAAISRADVRALIEQGVIAARQKQGVSRGRARLRALKKAYGHRKGPGSRKGAGGARTPPKRRWIQRVRAQRRVLRELRAEGSLDRHQYRILYRKSAGGEFRSVAHLKAHIGSATERRT; encoded by the coding sequence ATGAGTGACCTCGCGACGCAGCGGCGGATCGCCGCCGAGGTGCTGAAGTGCGGCATCAACCGCATCTGGATGGACCCCGAGAGAAAGGCGGACATCGAGGCCGCCATCTCCCGTGCGGACGTCCGGGCTCTCATCGAGCAGGGGGTCATCGCCGCCCGCCAGAAACAGGGGGTCAGCCGGGGCCGTGCGCGGCTCCGGGCCCTGAAGAAGGCCTACGGACACCGCAAGGGGCCGGGAAGCCGGAAAGGAGCGGGTGGCGCGCGGACGCCGCCCAAGAGGAGATGGATCCAGCGGGTCCGCGCCCAGAGGAGGGTGCTCCGCGAGCTGCGGGCCGAAGGGAGTCTCGACCGGCACCAGTACCGCATCCTCTACAGGAAATCGGCCGGCGGGGAGTTCCGCAGCGTTGCGCACCTGAAGGCGCACATCGGCTCTGCGACGGAGAGGAGGACGTGA
- a CDS encoding 50S ribosomal protein L32e yields the protein MADDRIRLIRIRRGKETHFRRRGVHQKKKLADVWRRPRGQHNKLRRQLKAKGPLPAPGYGSPILVRELHPSGFRDVLVFNAADLADLDPAQHAIRIAGTVGGRKRKEVQAAAIAGGFRVLNPKAAKESAPEEETEEGEGNE from the coding sequence ATGGCAGACGACAGAATTCGATTGATACGGATACGCAGGGGTAAAGAGACCCATTTCCGCCGGCGGGGCGTGCACCAGAAGAAGAAACTCGCCGATGTCTGGCGGAGGCCGCGGGGCCAGCACAACAAACTGCGGCGCCAGCTGAAGGCGAAGGGGCCTCTGCCCGCGCCCGGCTACGGCAGCCCCATCCTCGTCCGCGAACTCCACCCCAGCGGATTCCGGGACGTTCTGGTGTTCAATGCGGCCGATCTTGCGGACCTGGATCCGGCGCAGCACGCGATCCGCATTGCGGGAACGGTCGGCGGGAGAAAGCGGAAGGAGGTCCAGGCAGCCGCCATCGCAGGCGGATTCCGGGTCCTGAACCCGAAGGCTGCGAAGGAGAGCGCTCCCGAGGAAGAGACGGAGGAGGGGGAAGGCAATGAGTGA
- a CDS encoding 50S ribosomal protein L6 has protein sequence MATIHTIKIPAGVNIAQEDGRITVSGPRGVVRREMQYPGITIACDGRECTVGTASRRKDLIAMCGTFAAHIRNMCRGVTEGYEYRMKVVYSHFPIQLKVVGDRVEINNFLGEKKPRYATIREGVKVAVGNDEVVISGIDKESVGNTAASIERATKIRYRDPRVFQDGIYLVERV, from the coding sequence ATGGCAACGATACACACGATCAAGATACCTGCGGGGGTGAACATCGCGCAGGAGGACGGTCGAATCACCGTCAGCGGCCCCCGCGGCGTCGTCCGGCGCGAGATGCAGTATCCCGGGATCACCATCGCGTGCGACGGCAGGGAGTGCACCGTCGGCACCGCATCGAGGAGAAAGGACCTGATCGCGATGTGCGGCACCTTTGCAGCGCACATCCGCAACATGTGCCGCGGCGTGACGGAAGGCTACGAGTACCGCATGAAGGTGGTCTACAGCCACTTCCCCATCCAGCTGAAGGTGGTGGGGGACAGGGTCGAGATCAACAACTTCCTCGGTGAGAAGAAACCGCGCTACGCAACGATACGGGAAGGCGTAAAAGTCGCCGTCGGAAACGACGAGGTCGTCATCAGCGGCATCGACAAGGAGTCGGTGGGCAACACCGCCGCCTCCATCGAGCGGGCGACCAAGATCCGCTACCGCGACCCGCGGGTGTTCCAGGACGGCATCTACCTGGTGGAGAGGGTGTGA
- a CDS encoding 30S ribosomal protein S8, with protein MARLDTISDAMSTIKNAADTGKSECIVEPASKLMGAMLRIMQERGYISGFEYIDDRRGGQFRVLLSGRINKCGSITPRFDVELDKMEYWETRYLPAKNFGILILTTSQGVMSHEEARMKGIGGQLLGYVY; from the coding sequence ATGGCACGACTGGATACTATCTCTGACGCGATGAGCACCATCAAGAACGCGGCCGATACCGGCAAATCCGAGTGCATCGTGGAGCCGGCGAGCAAGCTCATGGGTGCCATGCTCCGGATCATGCAGGAGCGGGGCTACATCAGCGGCTTCGAGTATATCGACGATCGCCGCGGCGGCCAGTTCCGGGTCCTGCTCAGCGGGCGGATCAACAAGTGCGGCTCGATCACGCCGCGGTTCGACGTGGAGCTCGACAAGATGGAGTACTGGGAGACGCGGTACCTGCCGGCGAAGAACTTCGGCATACTCATCCTGACCACCTCGCAGGGGGTCATGTCCCACGAGGAGGCGCGGATGAAGGGCATCGGCGGGCAGCTGCTGGGATACGTGTACTAG
- a CDS encoding 30S ribosomal protein S14, protein MGNEQKQKKFGRGAHACLLCGRKQGLVRKYHINLCRQCFREWARQMGFRKYT, encoded by the coding sequence ATGGGCAACGAGCAGAAGCAGAAGAAGTTCGGGCGCGGGGCACACGCGTGCCTGCTCTGCGGGCGCAAGCAGGGTCTTGTGCGCAAGTACCACATCAATCTCTGCCGCCAGTGTTTCCGTGAGTGGGCCCGGCAGATGGGATTTCGAAAATATACCTGA
- a CDS encoding 50S ribosomal protein L5 produces MTPDTAAGNPMRELYIDKVVVHMGVGESGDKLEKAEAVMQTITGQKPVRTIARKTQPAFGIRKGAPIGCKVTLRGEAAEAFVQTALAINQKRLSASQFDSDGNVSFGIEEHTDFPGMAYDPAIGIFGMDVNMVIERRGIRIARRKIEQKRLPAKQRVKPEEAMAFLKERYQVEVL; encoded by the coding sequence ATGACGCCGGATACGGCAGCCGGGAACCCGATGCGGGAGCTCTACATCGACAAGGTCGTGGTGCACATGGGCGTCGGGGAGAGCGGCGACAAGCTCGAGAAGGCCGAAGCCGTGATGCAGACCATCACCGGCCAGAAGCCCGTACGCACCATCGCCCGGAAGACCCAGCCCGCGTTCGGCATCCGCAAGGGCGCCCCCATCGGATGCAAGGTGACCCTGCGGGGCGAAGCCGCAGAGGCCTTCGTGCAGACGGCACTGGCCATCAACCAGAAGCGGCTCTCCGCATCCCAGTTCGACAGCGACGGGAATGTCTCCTTCGGGATCGAGGAGCACACCGATTTCCCGGGGATGGCGTACGATCCCGCGATCGGCATCTTCGGCATGGACGTCAACATGGTGATCGAGAGGCGCGGGATCCGCATCGCGCGGCGGAAGATCGAGCAGAAGCGGCTCCCCGCGAAGCAGAGGGTGAAGCCGGAAGAGGCGATGGCGTTTCTGAAGGAGCGCTACCAGGTGGAGGTGCTCTAG
- a CDS encoding 30S ribosomal protein S4e: MGNYRKRLTAPDAWRIRKKTSAWVTKTSPGPHDRNAMPIAVWLRDRMGLARTMHEVKQILNQRAVIVNGRAVTDPGLGIGIFDVVSLPGIHKHYRVLVDEKGNLVTREIGEEDARMRLAKIRGKTIVPGGRVQLNLSFGANILADNTYRPGDSIVIALDESERFRILEHYPFGIGAYALVIGGRHAGMVGRIVEIATVPGSVPNRVVLEGEGGMGRFDTIGTYVFVIGRDAAAARRWGVVES; encoded by the coding sequence CGGCTGACCGCCCCGGACGCGTGGCGCATCCGCAAGAAGACCAGCGCATGGGTGACGAAGACGTCTCCCGGACCGCACGACCGGAACGCGATGCCGATCGCCGTCTGGCTCCGGGACCGCATGGGGCTCGCGCGCACCATGCACGAGGTGAAGCAGATCCTGAACCAGAGGGCGGTGATCGTCAACGGACGTGCCGTGACGGACCCGGGCCTGGGCATCGGGATCTTCGACGTCGTCTCCCTGCCGGGGATCCACAAGCACTACCGTGTGCTGGTGGACGAGAAGGGAAACCTCGTTACCCGCGAGATCGGGGAGGAGGATGCGCGGATGCGGCTCGCCAAGATCCGCGGAAAGACCATCGTTCCCGGCGGCAGGGTGCAGCTGAACCTGTCCTTCGGAGCCAACATTCTCGCGGACAACACCTACCGCCCCGGCGACTCGATCGTGATCGCGCTCGACGAATCGGAGAGGTTCCGGATCCTGGAGCACTACCCCTTCGGCATCGGCGCCTACGCCCTGGTCATCGGGGGTCGGCACGCGGGGATGGTGGGCAGGATCGTCGAGATCGCCACCGTGCCCGGGAGTGTCCCCAACCGCGTCGTGCTGGAGGGCGAGGGTGGCATGGGCCGTTTCGACACGATCGGCACCTACGTCTTCGTGATCGGGCGGGATGCGGCCGCAGCCCGGAGATGGGGGGTGGTTGAGTCATGA